Proteins encoded together in one Acipenser ruthenus chromosome 22, fAciRut3.2 maternal haplotype, whole genome shotgun sequence window:
- the chst12a gene encoding carbohydrate sulfotransferase 12, protein MGNSSLQVDKMGKSRLFRIFLVLGPLFMILLIIIYWDDVGATHFYLHTTISGPQSSRLPSDTQSDAKQKPASSKENFISDVDEFLSQVLESSNKPNKLSKEGSDQKTSQETSGQNGKQQEERVRGYDWKARSSTVSLDRTQSQDRRKQLLHDFCTNYTLDFPGRNRSFDDIPNKELDHLIVDDRHGIIYCYVPKVACTNWKRIMIVLSESLLNQGIPFLDPLEIPREHVHNSSVHFTFNKFWKRYGKFARHLMKIKLKKYTKFLFVRDPFVRLISAYRSKFEIENEEFYRSFAVTMLKRYSNHTDPPKSVVEAFAAGIKPSFSNFIQYLLDPRTEEHMPFNEHWRQVHRLCHPCQINYDFVGKLETLDEDAEYLLSLLNVDNVVQFPPSYHNRTVSSWEEDWFANIPVEWRRELYKLYEADFSLFGYSKPKTLLQV, encoded by the coding sequence ATGGGAAACTCTTCGTTACAGGTGGACAAAATGGGCAAGTCAAGACTTTTCCGCATCTTTTTAGTATTGGGCCCCCTCTTTATGATCCTGCTGATTATAATCTACTGGGATGATGTCGGAGCCACTCACTTTTACCTCCACACAACCATATCTGGACCTCAGTCTTCACGCCTCCCCTCTGACACACAATCTGATGCCAAACAAAAACCTGCCAGCTCCAAAGAGAATTTCATATCAGACGTTGATGAGTTTCTCAGCCAGGTCCTGGAGTCCAGCAACAAACCGAACAAACTTTCAAAGGAAGGTAGCGACCAAAAAACTTCCCAGGAAACGTCCGGGCAGAATGGGAAGCAGCAGGAAGAGAGGGTGCGGGGTTATGATTGGAAGGCCCGCTCTTCCACTGTGAGCTTGGACAGAACACAGTCGCAAGACAGAAGGAAGCAATTGCTTCATGACTTCTGCACCAACTACACCCTGGATTTCCCAGGAAGGAACAGGAGTTTTGACGACATTCCAAACAAGGAGCTTGATCATCTGATTGTGGACGACCGGCACGGgatcatctactgttatgtgccTAAGGTTGCATGCACCAACTGGAAACGCATCATGATTGTGTTGAGCGagagccttttaaaccagggCATCCCTTTCCTGGACCCCCTCGAAATCCCACGGGAGCACGTCCACAACAGCAGCGTGCACTTCACCTTCAACAAGTTCTGGAAGCGCTATGGCAAGTTCGCCAGGCACCTGATGAAAATCAAGCTAAAGAAGTACACCAAGTTTCTTTTTGTCCGGGACCCTTTTGTTCGGCTTATCTCAGCCTACCGGAGCAAGTTTGAAATCGAGAATGAAGAGTTCTACCGAAGCTTTGCGGTTACCATGCTAAAGAGGTATAGCAACCACACGGACCCCCCCAAGTCTGTCGTCGAGGCTTTTGCGGCAGGAATCAAGCCATCCTTTTCCAACTTTATTCAATATTTGTTAGACCCTCGGACTGAAGAGCACATGCCTTTTAATGAGCACTGGAGGCAAGTGCATCGACTGTGTCACCCCTGCCAGATAAATTACGACTTCGTAGGAAAGTTAGAAACTTTGGACGAGGATGCAGAATACTTACTCAGCCTTCTCAACGTGGACAATGTTGTTCAGTTCCCTCCTAGCTATCACAACAGGACAGTCAGCAGCTGGGAGGAAGACTGGTTTGCCAACATCCCCGTGGAGTGGAGGAGAGAGCTGTACAAGCTTTATGAGGCAGACTTTTCCCTGTTTGGATACTCCAAACCCAAAACACTTTTACAAGTCTAA